Within the Salvia hispanica cultivar TCC Black 2014 chromosome 4, UniMelb_Shisp_WGS_1.0, whole genome shotgun sequence genome, the region TATCATTGAGAAACAAGTTAAGGAGTTGCTGCAACAGGGTTTCATTAGGCCGAGTTCAAGCCCCTTTTCTTCCCCTGTCGTGCTTGTCAAGAAAAAGGACGGCACATGGCGTATGTGTGTCGACTATAGGCGCCTTAATAAGCTCACGATGAAGGACAAATATCCGATTCCCTTAATTGAGGAACTCCTTGAGGAGCTCCACGGTGCCTCTGTTTTTTCTAAGATTGACCTTCGTGCGGGTTATCATCAAATCAGAATGAAGCCGGAGGATATTCCCAAGACGGCTTTTAAAACTCATGACGGCCATTATGAGTTTGCCGTGATGCCTTTTGGCCTCACCAACGCCCCGGCCACTTTTCAAGGCCTTATGAATGATATTTTTAGACCCTTCCTACGGCAGTTTGTATTGGTTTTCTTTGACGATATACTTGTGTATAGCCGTGACTTTGCATCTCATCATTCTCATTTGAAACAAGTATTTGAGTTGCTGCGAGAACATTCTCTGTTCGCTAAGCGTTCTAAGTGTGAATTTGCTAAGAGTCGTATTGAATATTTGGGTCACATTATATCTGTGGAAGGTGTGGCGACGGATCCAGCAAAGCTGCGAGCTATGCAGGAATGGCCTTCTCCGTCAGATGTATCAAAATTGAGGGGGTTCTTGGGCCTTACGGGGTACTATAGACGGTTCATCCGTAACTATGGGGTGATTTGTAAGCCTTTGACTGACCTGTTACGGAAGGACGCCTTCCTTTAGGATGATGAGGCCGAAAAGGCCTTCTGCTGCCTTAAAAAGGCCATGTTAACACCTCCGGTGCTGGCTCTACCGGATTTCTCCCTTCCGTTCATTATTGAGACCGATGCTTCTAGTTATGGCATTGGTGCAGTGTTAATGCAAGGTGGGCACCCCCTGGCGTTCATCAGCAAGTCCCTTTCCCCTAAGCACAAACTACTCTCGGTTTACGACAAAGAATTGTTGGCTGTGGTGTTCGCGGTCACTCACTGGAGTCACTATGTGAGCCATCAACCTTTTGAGGTTCGAACGGACCATAAGACTCTGGCTCATTTGATGAATCAGAAACTCTCTACTCCCGGGCAATTAACTTGGCTTTCGAAGTTGATGGCATATGACTTTGAAATTACTTATAAGAAAGGCACCGAGAATTTGGTGGCTGACGCTCTGTCTCGGGTGCATTCCTCGGAGATCTTCTGCATGGCTATCACCTCTGTTTCTACTGATATTTACCCGCTGGTTGTTGCCACATGGTCCTCTGATCCGACTCTCCGTTCTCTGATTTCGGAGCTTAAACAGGACCCTTCGAAGCACTCCAAATTTTCCTGGATTGCTGATCAGTTACGCCGCAAAGGGATATTAGTGGTTGGTGAGGATGCAGGTTTAAGGCTGAAAATAGTAAGTCTGTTCCATGACTCCAGTACGGGCGGCCACTCGGGTATTTTGGCTACTTATAAACGTCTTTCTTCCCTATTCTATTGGCCTAATATGGAGAAACAAATTCGCCATCGTTTCCGCCTTAAAATCTCCCTTTGAGGTCTCTTTGGGGATCCCCCCGGtccctttcccttttttttgggTGACTCTTGATTCCCCTGTGAATGAAACCTTGGTTTTTGAGGTATGCAGGGGGTTTAAACATCTCTTGGGCGTGCTGAAACGCATGAAACGCAACATGATCAAGCTGGTAGGGGGTTTTAAAGGGGGGGCGATTGGGGCATTTTAAAACCAAACCCTTTTTGCCCAAAAAACCCTCCGTGATGTCCAAAAGCTTAGTCCCGTTACTTTGGGCCATTTAAGGTGATCGATAAGTTGGCCAGTCGTACAAATTCCTTTTCCGGGGTGCAAAATACACTGTTTTCTGTATCGCGGCAAGAAGAAGATTTGGGTCACTTGTGATGGGGCTCTTCCTTAATGGGGGCTCCCCATTCTTGGAATCGTCAAGATTTTGGGCCGAATTTTTGGGGAAGAGGGGGAAAACGTCCCCACTGGTGTTGGTCCATTGGGCATTAGGAATGAAATGTAGTTAGAGGAGGTGAAGTTTGTTAGATCGTACACTTGAGTCACTATAAGAATTGTAATTTCCTTAATTGTAATCTcattattatgatttaatgCAAAGTGCTCTCCCTTCCTCCCCGTCTTCATCTACAAGCAACTCTTTGTGCATCGGTGCTATTCCGGTCATTGTTTCATCTTCCGGTGACCCCAATACTGCACCATATGCACCAAAAAATTTACACACAGATCATCAACTCTTCTTTCCATACAATAATGGACAAAAATATCAGGCTTGCGCTCAGTGTACATGTCCGCTGATATACATTCCGGGTCGGACTCGAGctctacaaaaaataataaaaactctttcatttttcatacgtccccaaaaaatagaaactttgttaaattctctcaattttgtcccacatcgacttggtgacccccccttatgaggccttttaaggggtgagtgactcatttctaataaactttctattttaagatacttttttctctatctctatcaCTTTaacaattttgtattaaagcTCGCTCGTGTGTCATTTCAAAAGTTCctatttttagattttcaaaatgaaaaattcacACTTATAGCAGCCTTTGTCTATTTTCAGCCATTATATAACACACATAAGCATActataattaagaatttagtttattctctgcaaatacaaattaaatacgaTTACCCGATTCACTTTCATCGTTCCTACCGCCGATATTTATCATATTATCCGCCTctctaacaaaaataaaaataaaaattaaacaaattcaaacaagtcataatatttaaattaatttaattttaaatagaacCTACTTGGTGATTGGAGATAAAATGGTAGATCGAGCAAAGTTGTATAGAGGAATGCGTCGAGCGGTGAATGTCGCCAACCGGAAAGCCATGTCGAGCAACTAACGAAATAAGATTAGTtcaaactatttaattaaagtatttaattattttctatttttggtataaTTGATTTTACATAGAATAACTTCTTAGGATTTGTCATTTATTAACTTTCCATTTATTCGCTTTTGGCTTAAAAGAATTTATGTAgattttaaatcatttatttagGTATTTGTATGTGATTTTTGATTTCTTGAGTTTTCCATATgctcattttttctcttcttgcttattttttttttctttcttcttttcactttcatgtttattgaaaattttaatgcgcAGTCACTGAATCGATACAATTAACgaatatcttaattaattgtaaattttaaagGATTAACAACTATATTACGTTATTAGTGTGATCAAATAGTAACTAAGTTacagtaataattaataattaatatcaatttagtgtattaaaaatatcaacacaaagacataaatttatcaatcttcttgtgttgataaacttatatctgtgttgatatttaaatttatatgttgtattgatgtaattatgttttgtgttaataattttaatacacagaattgaaagttattaattattattataaattagttagcacgCGACCCTATCATTCCATTTACTTTTCAAGTTCTAATATTCttattagtttcattttcgTATACCAGTTGTAATGATTAATGTTACATGtaaacaaattttagaaaactcAATTGTATTAACACttcatattcaattaaaaaaaattaggctGTGTATGATAATGGGCTTTCAAAATTGTATCTACGGCCCATCCTTATAGAAGATAATGCACTTTCCAACTGCACAGTAAAGCCTTGATAATGGGCTTTCCAAATGGCCCATTCTCATAGAAGATAGCGACCCAGCTAAAATTTGCGGAGTACTTCATCTtcgataaattaaaaaaacgagtatatatatttctaaCCTGTGGATTTCTACAttactcttttatttatttttattttaaattctgTGGCTATATTCAAagctacaaattaattaattaattttatagtactaaataTGATATAATCGGTAATTATACTTAACATGCatataaagataataaattacACTATCGAGAAAAAAGAATTCCTAATATTCTTAGAATGTCTTCATCACTTTCTTGTTTCACCCGAGTATTatcaaattgaataatatagtTACTAAAGCATGAACAAGATTCACCACTTTGCAATCTTCTAATCTACGGTTATACCACGCTCCATATATATGGTTTGTTGGCAAAGAAATGAAGAATGAGCATGCATATGATtgggaaaatgaaaataaatatgaaaaagaaacagatacataattaatttatctcgtacaaataaataagagattcctaaaattttatgcaaaaaaCTTGCGCACTACAAGAAAAGAGAAGTCTAAGAATGCTTTTgtagttaattaaataaatcaccACTTTAAAAAGTGTCCTTACCGTGAGCGTACCAAATCTAATTAAGGACGCTTTTAGCCAGCTTCGGTGAATTAGTTTTTGGGATGTTTTTAACACGCATTTCCAACATATTGGGACACTTTTACTTGGATTTACACACGCTTTTAAAAAGCGGATATTAGTGACGGAAATTAGTGTACACTACAATAAAACGCAGATATTAGGAGTAGTGTACACtacaatatggagtatttgattaGGTGAAACACTCCTTGTCCCCTCATTAAGTAAATTACAGCTTCAGAAACAGTAAATCGAGATTGGAAGGAAATTAAGCAGCCTCTTTGATTGATAAATCTCTACCCCCTCTCCTCAATACTTTCAACTATTACTGTGCAAAGCTTGTGCATAGATCTGAAAATCAGATATCAAAACAACTCCTACTTAGTTATATTACAACAATCATtatttaaacattaatttattacatggATCGAATGTAAGACAAATATGATTGATTTGCTAAAGCTCAATGATCTGGAAATAATATACAAACATCAAAACAACTCCTACTAAGTTACATGACAACAATCATTATTTCTAGATTTATTTATCACCTGACTTGAATGTAAGACATATATGATAGATTTGCTGAAGCTGTATCTCTATGAAGCCACAATGCTCCACAACAACTCATCCAGCAGacattttcaatttagtaCTATTACTATTCCTCAAAGAGAAGAAACTGCCTGGTTCATATAACACGACTTGTATAGCTTCTATTAGTTAGCTAAAACCTTTGTTGAAAcaatagttgaaaaataaacagAGTCAGCTATCATATTCAAGTAGACAAATTATTACCAGCAAGGAATTCAagagaaaactaaaaaaactaAGTTGAGACTTACATTTGTTATTCACCAACAGcacatgcatatataattcTAGATCTAGAAGATGGTAGAAAATACTCTAGCACTTACCTATCCAGTCCCCTACATATACACCAAACTTGCAGGAGACTAGTTGTTTGTAGCATCCATTACAAGGAGAATATTATTATGGTTGGTGTCTAATAATCATAGCTACCATCAATAGTTCTCTTTTGTCTAAGgcacatgaaaaaaaaaagatgaggCCAAGTACTATTGTACCTGTGCTCATTTAACCCATGTATGATGATAAGAATTCCCCAGAAACATAAGACTATTATGAGTAAAACATAAGCACTACAAAGGAAAGACATGATCTTGAGGTTTAAAAATACCAACACTTAaacaataatattgaaatatagaTGTCCAAATAATACATAACAGTAAGCAAAGTAATTACTAGGTGTattatatcataaaaaaacagCTAAAGACAatcattttactataatttgTCCATTTACTTCAGCATAGTCTGCCATGTCACCAATTGCAGCATTTATCTTATCCAAAGTGATCTTTCACTTCATGTACTACAAGTTGTTAAATCTTAGACCTCCTAGCTTGAATGAGCAGATAAAAGGTTGAATACGAGGATAGCTTTGAAGtgattttaagtttatttagtCCAGATCACAACTGATATACTGACTGTATAATAGAGTTAACTTACAGTGGCAGTGAATTCAGTTCATCAGCAGTAATATACCCACATTGGAGCCGAATCTTGACCTTTATTCTCCTGGAGTAGAAAGTGaatgcataaaatgaaaaatcactCTATTGTTTCTCAATTATTTCCTAGAAGTAATGCAGGGTTCATATCCAATACAAATGACCAATGAGCTCTATGAAATAGCcaagaaaacaagaacatgACCGAGTATGTTAAAACACTATaacattaacaaaaaatagtaCCTCACTGACTTCATCTTCAGTAATTCTTCCATCTGCATGTTTATCAATCCTGCATTCAAGAATTCATTtaaaatgtatatatgtgaTTGGAAATATGAGGATTAAAGATAAATCCATGGTTATATGAGTAATTACATGTCAAAGAAAGTTTTAAGTCGACAGTCAAAACTCTGATCAGCAATCTGATCCTAGAATTCCTTGTGCTGCTCCTTGGTAATGGTGAGAAAAACAGACATTGTCAGTAAAGAAAATGTAGAAGACTAAAAATCCCAGGACTATAGCCGACCACCAACATAGAATTAAGAAGAGCACGGCTGAGAGCCTACCAACTATTCCCAATAATTCGATAAAGATAAAAAGTTTACATTTGATGGAATGGGAGACAGTTATCATCTCTTGGACTTGATTCATCAAGGTCGATGTCAAGACCAGCAAGGTCGATGTCAAGACCAGCGGTAAAGTTGTCCCTGGAGAGGACTTCAATATTCTGCTCATAAAAAGAAGGTTATTAAGATTGCTAACAAAGAAGCTCGTAgagaagaagcaaacaaagtcatACTTACTCTCAAACCAAAACACTTGTTTTCTGGCCAGAGGTCAATCGACAAAACAATAGGCGTTAGTGAAAGCGAGAGTATGCTCTTGCATAACAGTATGCTCTTGCGTAACATAAGCTTATCACAAGACATCAGCCCATTCAAACTGTTTTATCCCATATGTTGTTTAAACAATACCATATAAAAAATCCACCTAAAACAAGATAAATGTTTAAATAAGCTTATCACAAGACATCAGCCCATTCAATCTGTTTTATCTCATATGTTGTTTAAACAATACCATATAAACAATCCACCTAAAACAAGATAAATGTTTAAATAATGATCTCATTATAACATTCTTCATATGTCCAGTAACTATTGGTGAAAGCAGCCTTAAAACTGCATTGAATTATGCTCAATatcataaattcaattattcattGTGCTCAATATTATAActtcaattataaaatctcACATTGCAGAAAGGAACTATATCAGTTTtgataaataatcaaattacatAAGAAGAAATGACATATTTGTaaagtcattttttatttcagaaAGCAGTTTTAAGAATTTCTAAATTCACAAAACCGAAGATGAAGGCATGTATGAACAAAGCATAGATACACAAAATACCTAAATTCAATATGATTTAATACATTCCAGATTGACCAATGATCAAACTCATACTCATACTAAAAATTGAACACTTAAAATTGTTTCActcaattttccttttatcaTACTCACTCACAAGGAAAACATGCAGACTCATAGGAAGAATATGTGAGAATTAAGCTTGAAGTTTCCTCAATTTTCGAGAAAATAATCAGACTCACCTTCTGAAGCTTATCTTTAAATTCCTGAAGCTTTTCGATGTGGAGAACGAACTCATCGTCGATCTGCGCTCCAAATTCTCTCCgcaatgaaaaaatgagaagggaaaaaggaaaatgaatcaCTTATATGTATacaccaaataaattaataagggAAAGCAAAATCATCAAGGAAACGCTTATACCTGGCCGTGTTAGgaagaaaaaaggaataaacatAAGATGCAGGGGGTGGAGGAATTTCGCGAGAGGCGAATGTGATGAAAGCGGGGAAGACTCTCCGCTGTAGAATCGGAGAGTGGTTTCAAGCGAGAGATGGTGGATTTGCCGGATTTCATGAGGAACTGTCGGCTTGGAGGAAGATGAATGAATGAAGGAAGGAAAA harbors:
- the LOC125217738 gene encoding uncharacterized protein LOC125217738, translated to MFIPFFFLTRPVRREFGAQIDDEFVLHIEKLQEFKDKLQKNIEVLSRDNFTAGLDIDLAGLDIDLDESSPRDDNCLPFHQMSSTRNSRIRLLIRVLTVDLKLSLT